A region of Caballeronia insecticola DNA encodes the following proteins:
- a CDS encoding phytanoyl-CoA dioxygenase family protein, whose product MLKSLTQEQVEHFRKFGYVAPIRVMSEKTALELRKRLEDFEHSSSPLKKKALNVKSHLLFAWLNDLVRNDKVVDPIEDLYGENLLAWASSFFIKNGHDPAYVSWHQDSTYWGLSKPDVVTAWVALSASNRANGAMQVVPGTHLLDQIPHRDTYNEHNLLTRGQEVAVEVDESQAVSIELEPGEMSLHHVRIVHGSPPNTSPERRIGYAIRYIPTYVRQLEGDDSATLVRGIDTFNTFEHEPRPTEDLDPEFVALHQRIGERNLNILYKGAAENAAAARR is encoded by the coding sequence ATGTTGAAGTCGTTGACGCAGGAACAAGTCGAGCATTTCAGGAAGTTCGGTTATGTCGCGCCGATTCGCGTCATGTCCGAAAAGACCGCGCTGGAATTGCGCAAACGTCTCGAAGATTTCGAGCATTCGAGTAGTCCGCTCAAAAAGAAGGCGCTCAACGTGAAGAGCCATTTGCTGTTTGCATGGCTCAACGATCTCGTGCGCAACGATAAGGTTGTCGATCCAATCGAAGACCTGTACGGCGAAAATCTGCTGGCGTGGGCGAGCAGCTTCTTCATCAAGAACGGTCACGATCCTGCATACGTGTCGTGGCATCAGGACTCGACGTACTGGGGTTTGTCGAAGCCCGATGTCGTGACCGCATGGGTCGCGCTGTCGGCGAGCAATCGCGCGAACGGCGCGATGCAGGTCGTACCCGGCACGCATCTGCTCGATCAGATTCCGCATCGGGACACGTATAACGAACACAATCTGCTCACGCGCGGGCAGGAAGTGGCCGTCGAGGTGGACGAGTCGCAGGCGGTGTCGATCGAACTGGAGCCGGGCGAGATGTCGCTGCATCATGTGCGCATCGTGCATGGGTCGCCGCCGAATACATCGCCCGAGCGGCGTATCGGTTATGCGATCCGCTATATCCCCACCTATGTGCGCCAGCTCGAAGGCGACGACAGTGCAACGCTCGTGCGCGGCATCGATACGTTCAACACGTTCGAACACGAGCCGCGTCCGACCGAAGATCTCGATCCCGAGTTCGTGGCGTTGCATCAGCGCATCGGCGAGCGCAATCTGAATATCCTCTATAAAGGCGCGGCGGAGAACGCGGCGGCGGCCCGACGATGA
- a CDS encoding alpha-hydroxy acid oxidase — MPHYATIEELRRAAKKRVPRMFYEYVDAGSWSESTYRANSDDFARLQFRQRVAVDFSRRNLATTMIGQPVSMPVALAPTGIAGMQHADGEILAARAAQRFGVPFTLSTVSICSIEDVAAHTQAPFWFQLYMMKDRGFIADLIARAKHARCSALVLTLDLQIQGQRHKDKRNGLSAPPRLTLRNLAHLSRYPRWCAGMLRTPRRSFGNIVGHAPGVTGIASMADWAAKQFDPTLTWNDIEWIRERWGGKLILKGILDEEDARIARNVGADALIVSNHGGRQLDGAPSTISMLPRIADVLHGDIELHMDGGIRSGQDVLKALACGAHAVYMGRAFLYGLGAAGEAGVTRCLEIVRDELDMTMALAGITDVRAINGDVLRAGGFMKPRQLPGEDAKPVRIQAA; from the coding sequence ATGCCGCATTACGCCACCATCGAAGAACTGCGCCGCGCGGCGAAGAAGCGTGTGCCGCGCATGTTCTACGAATACGTCGATGCCGGATCGTGGAGCGAATCGACCTATCGCGCGAATAGCGACGACTTCGCGCGCCTGCAGTTTCGTCAACGCGTCGCGGTGGATTTCAGCCGCCGCAATCTCGCGACGACGATGATCGGCCAGCCCGTATCGATGCCGGTGGCACTCGCGCCAACAGGCATTGCCGGCATGCAGCACGCCGACGGCGAGATACTCGCGGCGCGCGCGGCGCAGCGCTTCGGCGTGCCGTTCACGCTGTCGACAGTGAGCATCTGTTCGATCGAAGACGTCGCCGCGCATACGCAGGCGCCGTTCTGGTTCCAGCTTTACATGATGAAGGATCGCGGCTTCATCGCGGACCTGATCGCGCGCGCGAAACATGCGCGCTGCTCCGCGCTCGTGCTTACGCTGGATCTGCAAATTCAGGGGCAACGCCACAAGGACAAGCGCAACGGTTTGTCTGCGCCGCCACGGCTCACGCTGCGCAATCTCGCGCATCTGTCGCGCTATCCGCGCTGGTGCGCGGGCATGCTGCGTACGCCGCGCCGCAGCTTCGGTAACATCGTGGGGCACGCGCCGGGCGTGACGGGCATCGCGTCGATGGCCGACTGGGCCGCGAAGCAGTTCGACCCGACGCTCACGTGGAACGACATCGAATGGATACGCGAGCGCTGGGGCGGCAAGCTGATCCTGAAGGGCATCCTCGACGAAGAAGACGCGCGTATCGCACGCAATGTCGGCGCGGATGCGTTGATCGTATCGAATCACGGCGGACGTCAACTCGACGGCGCGCCCTCCACCATCTCGATGCTACCGCGCATCGCCGACGTGCTGCACGGCGATATCGAACTGCACATGGACGGCGGCATCCGCTCGGGACAGGACGTGCTCAAGGCGCTCGCGTGCGGAGCGCATGCGGTCTACATGGGCCGCGCGTTTCTGTACGGACTCGGCGCGGCGGGCGAAGCGGGCGTGACGCGCTGCCTCGAAATCGTCCGCGACGAACTCGACATGACGATGGCGCTCGCCGGCATCACCGACGTGCGCGCGATAAACGGCGACGTGCTGCGCGCCGGCGGCTTCATGAAGCCGCGCCAACTGCCGGGCGAAGACGCGAAGCCTGTGCGCATTCAGGCCGCGTGA
- a CDS encoding MFS transporter codes for METRARWTLVSLLFVGGMISYLDRAALSITAPLIAKELHLDPAQLGIVFSSFFVGYALFCFVGGYSADRWGPKAVLTVSMLVWSLFCGLTAVTVGIASLLVVRVIFGMGEGPFCANINKLVSNWYPRDQQASALGLANSGQSIGAAIAGPVVGFLALATSWRTSFVIIGAVGVVWVAAWLWLAKEKPTKPVEDPALSRVQDAALTDDSAAPAPLSTYLLRPAILATAFAFFGYAYILYFFLSWFPSYLTMAHHLSIQKMSIVSVIPWAVGVTGLVAGGYVCDWLVRKTGRAIYSRKIVLITSLGAGAVCIGLTGTVTELTSAVALMAIAVFFMYASFNTYFAIVLDTVEKRRVGAVGGFVHFIANLAGIVAPALTGFLVQWSGNFRSAFVLTGVIAALGALFVAVFVRAPKQQLQLQAELA; via the coding sequence ATGGAGACACGCGCGCGCTGGACTCTCGTCAGTCTGCTGTTCGTCGGAGGCATGATCAGTTATCTGGACCGGGCGGCGCTGTCGATCACCGCGCCGCTCATCGCGAAGGAATTGCATCTCGATCCGGCGCAGCTTGGCATCGTGTTTTCGAGCTTCTTCGTGGGTTATGCGCTGTTCTGCTTCGTCGGCGGCTATTCGGCGGACCGCTGGGGTCCGAAGGCCGTGCTCACCGTGTCGATGCTCGTCTGGTCCCTGTTCTGCGGGCTCACGGCGGTGACGGTCGGCATTGCCAGTCTGCTCGTCGTGCGCGTGATCTTCGGCATGGGCGAGGGGCCGTTCTGCGCGAACATCAACAAGCTCGTGTCGAACTGGTATCCGCGCGATCAGCAGGCGAGTGCGCTCGGCCTCGCCAATTCGGGGCAATCTATCGGCGCGGCGATTGCGGGGCCGGTCGTCGGCTTCCTTGCGCTCGCCACGAGCTGGCGCACGTCGTTCGTGATCATCGGCGCGGTGGGCGTGGTGTGGGTCGCCGCATGGCTGTGGCTCGCGAAGGAGAAGCCCACGAAGCCTGTCGAAGACCCGGCGCTGTCGCGCGTGCAGGACGCCGCGCTCACCGACGATTCCGCCGCGCCCGCGCCGCTCTCCACGTACTTGCTGCGCCCGGCGATTCTCGCCACCGCCTTCGCGTTCTTCGGCTACGCGTACATCCTGTATTTCTTCCTGTCGTGGTTCCCGTCCTATCTGACGATGGCGCATCACCTGAGCATTCAGAAGATGTCGATCGTCAGCGTGATTCCGTGGGCCGTCGGCGTGACGGGTCTGGTCGCGGGCGGCTATGTGTGCGACTGGCTCGTCAGAAAGACCGGGCGCGCGATCTACTCGCGCAAGATCGTGCTGATCACGAGTCTGGGCGCGGGCGCGGTGTGCATCGGGCTGACGGGCACGGTCACCGAACTCACGAGCGCCGTCGCGCTGATGGCGATCGCGGTCTTCTTCATGTATGCGTCGTTCAACACGTACTTCGCGATCGTGCTCGATACCGTGGAGAAGCGCCGCGTCGGTGCGGTCGGCGGCTTCGTGCACTTCATCGCGAATCTGGCGGGCATTGTCGCGCCGGCGCTGACGGGCTTTCTCGTGCAGTGGTCCGGCAACTTCAGGAGCGCATTCGTGCTGACGGGCGTGATCGCCGCGCTGGGCGCGCTCTTCGTCGCGGTGTTCGTGCGCGCGCCGAAGCAGCAGTTGCAGCTTCAGGCGGAACTGGCATGA
- a CDS encoding DUF2784 domain-containing protein: MNWLANIVLVLHALIVLFIVGGLFAVWMGAALKQKWARNRVFRTMHIAAIGIVAGLAVAGLPCPLTVLENDLRAGASGAQGFLQHWISVFLYFDLPLWMFTVAYAAFFLAVAIAWRRIPPRRV, translated from the coding sequence ATGAACTGGCTCGCGAACATCGTGCTCGTGCTGCACGCGCTGATCGTGCTGTTCATCGTCGGCGGGTTGTTTGCCGTGTGGATGGGCGCCGCGCTCAAGCAGAAATGGGCGCGCAACCGCGTGTTTCGCACGATGCACATTGCCGCTATCGGCATCGTCGCGGGGCTTGCCGTGGCTGGCTTGCCGTGTCCGCTCACCGTGCTGGAAAACGATCTGCGCGCGGGGGCGTCGGGCGCGCAGGGCTTTCTTCAGCATTGGATCAGCGTCTTTTTGTATTTCGACTTGCCGTTGTGGATGTTCACGGTCGCCTATGCCGCGTTTTTTCTTGCGGTGGCGATCGCGTGGCGGCGCATTCCGCCGCGACGCGTCTAG
- a CDS encoding ABC transporter ATP-binding protein, with product MAFLEIDNLHKAFGPNIALHHFDMKIERGEFITFLGPSGCGKTTVLRMIAGFETPTRGTIRLEGRDVTRVRTRDRAVGMVFQSYALFPNMTVAQNIGFSLKVAKLAQKAADARVAEMLELIKLPHLAARYPWQLSGGQQQRVALARALANKPRVLLLDEPLSALDAKIRVSLREDIRALQRELGITSVFVTHDQEEALSISDRIVVMNEGRVEQVGAPLDIYNFPRTRFVASFVGTLNILAGRVIDPAAGRIVVDGQELVTARPLPADDAGKERLLALRPEAILLEPPAHGRNSLAATVEEISFLGAVVRIRARVTNAVISLDVFNDPNRILPERGQPVALGFSHDNLLVLDENAV from the coding sequence ATGGCATTCCTCGAAATCGACAATCTGCACAAAGCGTTTGGGCCAAACATCGCCCTGCATCATTTCGACATGAAGATCGAGCGCGGCGAATTCATCACGTTCCTCGGCCCGTCGGGATGCGGCAAAACCACCGTGCTGCGCATGATCGCCGGATTCGAAACGCCCACGCGCGGCACGATCCGCCTCGAAGGCCGCGACGTCACGCGGGTGCGCACGCGCGATCGCGCGGTCGGCATGGTGTTCCAGTCGTATGCGCTGTTTCCGAACATGACGGTGGCGCAGAACATCGGCTTTTCGCTGAAGGTCGCAAAGCTCGCGCAAAAGGCAGCGGACGCGCGCGTGGCCGAGATGCTCGAACTGATCAAGCTGCCGCATCTCGCCGCGCGTTATCCGTGGCAGTTGTCGGGCGGACAGCAACAACGCGTGGCGCTGGCGCGCGCGCTCGCCAACAAGCCGCGCGTGCTGCTGCTCGACGAACCGCTCTCCGCGCTCGATGCAAAGATCCGCGTCTCGTTGCGCGAGGACATTCGCGCGCTGCAACGCGAGCTTGGAATCACATCGGTGTTCGTCACGCACGATCAGGAAGAGGCGTTGTCGATCTCGGACCGGATCGTCGTGATGAATGAAGGGCGCGTCGAACAGGTCGGCGCGCCGCTCGACATCTATAACTTTCCGCGCACGCGCTTTGTCGCGTCGTTCGTCGGGACGCTGAATATTCTGGCCGGACGCGTGATCGATCCGGCCGCGGGGCGCATTGTCGTCGATGGTCAGGAACTCGTGACCGCGCGGCCCTTGCCCGCCGACGACGCCGGCAAAGAGCGTTTGCTCGCGCTGCGGCCCGAGGCGATTCTGCTGGAACCGCCGGCGCACGGGCGCAATTCGCTCGCGGCCACGGTGGAGGAAATCAGCTTCCTGGGCGCGGTCGTGCGCATTCGCGCGCGGGTCACGAACGCCGTGATTTCGCTCGATGTCTTCAACGATCCCAACCGCATCCTGCCCGAACGCGGACAGCCGGTTGCGCTCGGCTTCTCGCACGACAACTTGCTCGTGCTGGACGAAAACGCCGTCTAG
- a CDS encoding ABC transporter permease: MKTQSRVGAWIAMIVGALYFLIPLAATFEFSLRMRRGAYSFDAYRVVLGDPHFQASFGYSVLMGLLTIVLGVLLVVPTAYWVQLRLPRLRPVVEFITLLPLVIPAIVIVFGYLRIYNSSSILPLTGNERATDVLLVFGYVTLSLPYMYRAVDAGMRAVDIRSLTEAAECLGAGWTTILLRVIFPNVRSGILSGAFLTFAVVIGEFTIASLLDRPAFGPYLQLIGANRAYEPSALAIIAFIVTWASMGLIQVFGSARTLAGHKP, translated from the coding sequence ATGAAGACGCAGTCGCGCGTGGGCGCCTGGATCGCGATGATCGTCGGCGCGCTGTATTTCCTGATTCCGCTTGCCGCGACCTTCGAGTTCAGCCTGCGGATGCGGCGCGGCGCGTATAGCTTCGATGCTTATCGCGTCGTGCTCGGCGATCCGCATTTTCAGGCGTCGTTCGGCTATTCGGTGCTGATGGGGCTGCTGACCATCGTGCTCGGCGTGCTGCTCGTCGTGCCTACCGCGTACTGGGTTCAGCTTCGTTTGCCGAGGCTGCGGCCCGTCGTGGAGTTCATCACGTTGCTGCCGCTCGTGATACCGGCCATCGTTATCGTGTTCGGCTATCTGCGCATCTACAACAGCAGTTCGATCCTGCCGCTCACCGGCAACGAGCGCGCAACCGATGTGCTGCTCGTGTTCGGCTACGTGACGCTGTCGCTGCCGTACATGTACCGCGCCGTCGATGCGGGCATGCGCGCCGTCGATATCCGCTCGCTGACGGAGGCGGCGGAGTGCCTCGGCGCGGGCTGGACGACCATCCTGTTGCGCGTGATCTTTCCGAACGTGCGCTCGGGCATTCTCTCCGGCGCTTTCCTGACCTTCGCCGTGGTGATCGGCGAGTTCACGATCGCAAGCCTGCTCGACCGTCCGGCGTTCGGACCGTACCTTCAACTGATCGGCGCAAACCGCGCCTATGAACCCTCGGCGCTTGCGATCATCGCGTTCATCGTGACGTGGGCATCGATGGGACTGATACAAGTATTCGGCTCGGCGCGCACGCTGGCCGGACACAAACCTTGA
- a CDS encoding ABC transporter permease, protein MSGSPQSGASGPDLLTPGAPAPPSAPARAHGGASWLAYAGVLPFFAFALLFLLLPTAFLMIGAFQDAQGHFTFANLRELLQPGVLDAYWISVKVSIASAAGGALFGALLAWAAVQGRLPAWIRPTLLTFSGVASNFAGVPLAFAFICTLGRVGLVTVLARKYLGFNLYSTGFSILSFTGLTLTYLYFQIPLMVLIITPALDGLKREWREACDCLGGTAAQYWRYVGLPVLWPSLLGATLLLFANAFGAVATAYALTGSSLNIVPILLYAQIRGDVLHNQNLGYALALGMIVVTGLSNGGYIWLRARAERGRR, encoded by the coding sequence ATGAGCGGGTCGCCGCAGTCAGGCGCTTCCGGCCCGGATCTGCTGACGCCGGGCGCGCCCGCGCCGCCGTCCGCTCCTGCGCGGGCCCATGGCGGCGCGAGCTGGCTCGCCTATGCGGGCGTGCTGCCGTTCTTCGCGTTCGCGCTGCTGTTTCTCTTGTTGCCCACGGCCTTCCTGATGATCGGCGCGTTTCAGGACGCGCAGGGGCACTTCACGTTTGCGAATCTGCGCGAACTGCTTCAGCCCGGCGTGCTCGATGCCTACTGGATCAGCGTGAAGGTGAGCATCGCCTCCGCCGCGGGTGGCGCGCTGTTCGGCGCGTTGCTCGCGTGGGCCGCGGTGCAGGGCCGCCTGCCTGCCTGGATTCGCCCGACGCTTCTGACCTTCTCGGGCGTCGCGTCCAACTTTGCGGGCGTGCCGCTTGCGTTCGCGTTCATCTGCACATTGGGACGCGTGGGCCTCGTCACCGTGCTGGCGAGAAAGTATCTCGGCTTCAATCTCTATTCGACCGGCTTCAGCATTCTCAGCTTCACCGGCCTCACGCTGACCTATCTGTACTTCCAGATTCCGTTGATGGTGCTCATCATCACGCCCGCGCTCGACGGTCTGAAACGCGAATGGCGCGAAGCCTGCGACTGTCTCGGCGGCACTGCGGCGCAGTACTGGCGTTACGTCGGCTTGCCGGTGCTGTGGCCCAGTCTTTTGGGCGCGACGCTGCTGCTGTTCGCCAATGCTTTCGGCGCGGTCGCGACGGCCTACGCGCTGACGGGAAGCTCGCTCAACATCGTGCCGATCCTGCTGTACGCGCAGATTCGCGGCGACGTGCTGCATAACCAGAACCTCGGTTACGCGCTCGCGCTCGGCATGATCGTAGTGACGGGGCTGTCGAACGGCGGCTACATCTGGCTGCGCGCGCGCGCCGAAAGGGGACGCCGATGA
- a CDS encoding ABC transporter substrate-binding protein, with protein sequence MTMKRIWAGRLLSLSAGAALTAGGLEHASAAPSDALVAAAKQEGQLTTIALPHDWCGYGALIDTFQKKYGIHVNELNPDAGSGDEIEAIKANKGNKGPQAPDVIDVGLSFGPSAKKEGLLQPYKVATWDSIPAASKDAEGYWYGDYYGVLAFEVNADMIDKPPADWGDLLKPEYRNAVSLAGDPRSANQAIQAVYAAGLSQTKGDAGKADQAGLKFFADLNKSGNFVPVIGKAASLAQGTTPIVVRWDYNALADRDTLKGNPKVQVIVPKTGVVAGVYVQAISAFAPHPNAAKLWMEFLYSDEGQLGWLAGYCHPMRYNELVAQKKVPQALLSKLPPASSYGNAVFPTLDQQNATKDVVTKGWDQVVGANVK encoded by the coding sequence ATGACGATGAAGCGTATCTGGGCAGGCCGGCTTCTTTCCCTTTCCGCGGGCGCCGCGCTGACGGCAGGCGGACTCGAACATGCATCGGCGGCTCCATCGGATGCGCTCGTCGCCGCGGCGAAGCAAGAGGGGCAACTCACCACTATCGCGTTGCCGCATGACTGGTGCGGCTACGGCGCGCTCATCGACACGTTCCAGAAGAAATACGGCATCCACGTCAACGAGCTCAATCCGGACGCGGGCTCCGGCGACGAAATCGAGGCCATCAAGGCGAACAAGGGCAACAAGGGACCGCAGGCGCCCGACGTGATCGACGTCGGCTTGTCATTCGGTCCGTCCGCGAAGAAAGAAGGTTTGTTGCAGCCTTACAAGGTGGCGACGTGGGATTCGATTCCGGCTGCATCGAAAGATGCCGAAGGCTACTGGTACGGCGATTATTACGGCGTGCTTGCATTCGAAGTGAACGCCGACATGATCGACAAGCCGCCCGCCGACTGGGGCGATCTGCTCAAGCCGGAATATCGCAACGCGGTGTCGCTGGCGGGCGATCCGCGCTCGGCGAATCAGGCGATTCAGGCGGTCTACGCGGCGGGACTGTCGCAGACCAAGGGCGACGCGGGCAAGGCGGATCAGGCCGGCCTCAAGTTTTTCGCCGATCTCAACAAGAGCGGCAACTTCGTTCCGGTGATCGGCAAGGCGGCGTCGCTGGCGCAGGGCACGACGCCGATCGTCGTGCGCTGGGACTACAACGCGCTCGCCGACCGCGACACGCTCAAGGGCAATCCGAAAGTGCAGGTGATCGTGCCGAAGACGGGCGTGGTCGCGGGCGTCTATGTGCAGGCGATCAGCGCGTTTGCGCCGCATCCGAATGCCGCGAAGCTGTGGATGGAGTTCCTCTATTCCGACGAAGGGCAACTCGGCTGGCTGGCCGGTTACTGTCATCCGATGCGCTATAACGAACTCGTCGCGCAGAAGAAGGTGCCGCAGGCGCTGCTGTCGAAGCTGCCGCCCGCGTCGTCGTACGGCAATGCCGTCTTTCCGACGCTCGACCAGCAGAACGCCACGAAGGACGTCGTGACGAAGGGCTGGGATCAGGTCGTCGGCGCGAACGTGAAATAA
- a CDS encoding dihydrofolate reductase family protein, with amino-acid sequence MRKLIVSAFLSLDGAIQAPGGPTEDQSGDFRLGGWIVPYADEAIGQHLQDLLSQPFELLLGRRTYDIFAAYWPTVPADSGSRAIADLFNGVPKHVATHRPEALGWQNSHALKGDIADAVRALQHDGDADLLTFGSGDMVRQLLAAGLVDELRLLIYPVVLGRGRRLFGDDALPSAFTLAHSIATPGGVLVTRYVRDGEVRTGSFE; translated from the coding sequence ATGCGCAAGCTCATCGTTTCCGCATTCCTCAGTCTGGATGGCGCGATTCAGGCGCCGGGCGGGCCCACAGAAGATCAAAGCGGCGATTTCCGTCTGGGCGGCTGGATCGTTCCTTACGCCGACGAAGCTATCGGCCAGCATCTGCAGGATCTGCTCTCGCAACCGTTCGAATTGCTGCTCGGACGCCGCACCTACGACATCTTCGCGGCTTACTGGCCGACCGTGCCGGCGGATTCGGGCAGCCGCGCAATCGCGGACCTGTTCAACGGTGTGCCCAAACACGTCGCGACACATCGGCCCGAGGCGCTCGGCTGGCAGAACAGTCACGCGCTAAAAGGCGACATAGCCGACGCGGTACGCGCGCTTCAACATGACGGCGACGCCGATCTTCTGACGTTCGGCAGCGGCGACATGGTGCGCCAGCTACTCGCCGCCGGTCTGGTGGACGAGCTTCGTCTGCTGATCTATCCGGTGGTCCTCGGGCGCGGCAGGCGACTGTTCGGCGACGACGCGCTGCCGTCCGCCTTCACGCTGGCGCATTCGATCGCCACGCCGGGCGGCGTGCTGGTCACGCGCTACGTGCGCGACGGCGAGGTGCGCACCGGATCGTTCGAATGA
- a CDS encoding Na/Pi cotransporter family protein yields the protein MLILLNLLSGVALLVWGSHIVRTGILRVLGADLRAILGRSTGSRMRAFLSGIGVTSLVQSSNATAVILTSFAAQGLVPLASGLTVMLGADVGTALMARVLTLDLSWLSPLLILFGVPLFLTRKQTRAGQAGRAIIGLGLILLALHLIVEAAQPMMQASGVRVMFSALTGDTMLDALVGAGFAMISYSSLAAVLLTATLASSGVISLKVALCLVVGANLGSGLLALLNALPQNAAARRLAVGSFAFKLAGAVIILPFAALLARGLPMLIANPREAVVGFHVIYNTVRCCACLSLVDRVADLSRRLMPDRAVANGELRPLYLDPAGLLTPSLALANASREVLRIGDIVRVMLDNVSELLRRNDLVIARETMRMDDDVDQLYAQVKDYLTLISREQLDEKDSRRWTDIISLTINLEHAGDIIERIVSDIEEKKISQRLAFSEQGLGELDDLHARLISNLRLGLSVFLNSDLRCAEQLLAEKERFRDLERAYSHKHLDRLAGQTLRSMETSALHLDLISNMKRLNSLFCSTAYPVLEAAGALHDTRLRKRSLDTLHVKE from the coding sequence GTGCTGATTCTGCTCAATCTGTTGTCCGGCGTCGCCCTGCTGGTGTGGGGCTCGCACATCGTCCGTACTGGCATTCTCCGCGTCCTCGGCGCCGATCTTCGCGCGATTCTCGGCCGCAGCACGGGCAGCCGAATGCGCGCGTTCCTGTCGGGGATCGGCGTCACGAGCCTCGTGCAGAGCAGCAACGCGACCGCCGTCATCCTCACGTCGTTCGCCGCGCAGGGACTGGTGCCGCTCGCAAGCGGCCTGACTGTCATGCTCGGCGCGGATGTCGGCACGGCGCTGATGGCGCGCGTGCTCACGCTCGATCTTTCATGGCTCTCGCCGCTCCTGATCCTGTTCGGCGTGCCGCTGTTCCTCACCCGCAAGCAGACGCGGGCGGGGCAGGCGGGGCGCGCGATCATCGGGCTCGGGCTGATTCTTCTGGCGCTGCATCTTATCGTCGAAGCTGCGCAGCCGATGATGCAGGCCTCAGGCGTCCGCGTGATGTTCAGCGCGCTGACCGGCGACACGATGCTGGACGCGCTCGTCGGCGCGGGCTTCGCGATGATCTCGTATTCGAGCCTTGCCGCCGTTCTGCTCACGGCGACGCTCGCATCCTCGGGCGTGATCTCGCTTAAGGTCGCGCTGTGTCTCGTCGTCGGGGCCAATCTCGGCAGCGGTCTGCTGGCTCTGCTCAACGCGTTGCCGCAGAACGCGGCGGCGCGGCGTCTCGCGGTCGGCAGCTTCGCGTTCAAGCTGGCGGGCGCCGTGATCATCCTGCCGTTCGCCGCGCTGCTCGCGCGCGGGCTGCCCATGCTGATCGCCAATCCGCGCGAGGCCGTGGTCGGTTTCCACGTCATCTACAACACGGTGCGCTGCTGCGCGTGCCTCTCGCTGGTCGATCGCGTCGCCGATCTCAGCCGCCGCCTGATGCCCGATCGCGCGGTGGCAAACGGCGAACTCCGTCCGCTTTACCTCGATCCGGCGGGACTGCTGACGCCGAGTCTGGCGCTTGCGAACGCGTCGCGTGAAGTGCTGCGTATCGGCGATATCGTGCGCGTCATGCTCGACAACGTGTCGGAACTGCTGAGGCGCAACGACCTCGTCATCGCGCGGGAAACGATGCGCATGGACGACGACGTCGATCAGCTCTACGCGCAGGTGAAGGACTATCTGACGCTGATCTCGCGCGAACAACTCGACGAAAAAGACAGCCGCCGCTGGACCGACATCATTTCGCTGACGATCAATCTCGAACACGCGGGCGACATCATCGAGCGGATCGTGAGCGACATCGAAGAGAAGAAGATTTCTCAACGGCTCGCGTTCTCGGAGCAGGGTCTCGGCGAACTCGACGATCTCCATGCGCGGCTCATCAGCAATCTGCGGCTCGGGCTGTCGGTGTTTCTCAACAGCGACCTGCGCTGCGCCGAACAACTGCTGGCCGAGAAAGAGCGTTTTCGCGATCTGGAGCGCGCCTATTCGCACAAGCATCTGGACCGGCTGGCCGGGCAGACCCTGCGCAGCATGGAAACCAGCGCGCTGCATCTCGATCTCATCAGCAACATGAAGCGCCTGAACTCGCTCTTCTGTTCGACCGCCTATCCGGTGCTAGAAGCCGCGGGCGCGCTGCACGACACGCGCTTGCGCAAGCGTTCGCTCGATACGCTGCATGTGAAGGAGTGA